The Deinococcus wulumuqiensis R12 genome has a window encoding:
- the paaD gene encoding 1,2-phenylacetyl-CoA epoxidase subunit PaaD: protein MEKDGEPSTIDHQLSTIWAALAQVPDPEIPVVSIVDMGMVRDVQIDGERVSVTFTPTFSGCPALHVIRQSIEDAVRALGVQDVEVRSTLTPPWTTDWINADARERLRQYGIAPPAPAGEGLITLEAEPTRCPRCGSFDVNLTASFGSTLCKRLYVCGSCKEPFEGFKSV, encoded by the coding sequence ATGGAAAAAGACGGCGAACCATCGACCATCGACCATCAACTATCAACCATCTGGGCGGCCCTCGCCCAGGTCCCCGACCCCGAAATCCCCGTCGTGTCCATCGTGGATATGGGCATGGTGCGGGACGTGCAGATAGACGGCGAGCGCGTGAGCGTCACCTTTACCCCCACCTTCAGCGGTTGCCCGGCGCTGCATGTCATTCGCCAGAGCATCGAGGACGCCGTGCGCGCTTTGGGTGTGCAGGACGTGGAAGTGAGGAGCACGCTGACGCCGCCCTGGACGACGGACTGGATTAACGCCGACGCCCGCGAACGCCTGCGCCAGTACGGGATTGCGCCGCCTGCCCCCGCTGGTGAGGGGCTGATTACGCTGGAAGCCGAGCCGACCCGTTGCCCGCGCTGCGGCAGCTTTGACGTGAACCTGACCGCCTCTTTCGGCTCCACGCTGTGCAAGCGGCTGTATGTGTGTGGGAGTTGCAAGGAGCCGTTTGAGGGGTTCAAGAGCGTTTAA
- the paaA gene encoding 1,2-phenylacetyl-CoA epoxidase subunit PaaA, which yields MTQPKHIAEGETAEQHAAFEARIRNGEKIEPGDWMPAEYRRQLIRMISQHAHSEVVGMLPEGEWIDKAPTLKRKTILMAKVQDEAGHGQYLYHAAETLGATREEMIEALLTRRAKYSSIFNYPTMNWADVGMIGWLVDGAAIKNQTMLAGCSYGPYSRAMVRICSEETFHHKQGKEMIVLYAQGTPEQRQMAQDALNRWWWPALMMLGPHDADSPNTGVLSQWGIKLKTNDEVRQEFLNEHAPELLEAGLTIPDPDLHQDADGNWKHGPIQWDEFWAVIRGERGLGNERLATRQAAQDEGAWVREALEAYMNRAAKGEAAD from the coding sequence ATGACCCAGCCCAAACACATTGCCGAGGGCGAAACGGCCGAGCAGCACGCCGCTTTTGAGGCCCGCATCCGGAATGGCGAGAAAATCGAACCCGGCGACTGGATGCCCGCCGAGTACCGCCGCCAGCTGATCCGCATGATTTCGCAGCACGCGCACAGCGAAGTCGTGGGGATGCTGCCCGAAGGCGAGTGGATTGACAAAGCGCCCACCCTCAAGCGCAAGACGATTCTGATGGCCAAGGTGCAGGACGAAGCCGGGCACGGCCAGTACCTCTACCACGCCGCCGAAACACTGGGCGCGACCCGTGAGGAAATGATTGAGGCGCTGCTGACGCGCCGGGCCAAGTACTCCTCCATCTTCAACTACCCCACCATGAACTGGGCCGACGTGGGCATGATCGGCTGGCTGGTGGACGGCGCGGCCATCAAGAACCAGACCATGCTGGCGGGCTGCTCCTACGGCCCCTACAGCCGCGCGATGGTGCGGATTTGCAGTGAGGAAACCTTCCACCACAAGCAGGGCAAGGAAATGATCGTGCTGTACGCGCAGGGCACGCCCGAGCAGCGGCAGATGGCGCAGGACGCCCTGAACCGCTGGTGGTGGCCCGCCCTGATGATGCTGGGGCCGCACGACGCCGACAGCCCGAATACCGGCGTGCTGAGCCAATGGGGCATCAAGCTCAAGACGAACGACGAGGTGCGGCAGGAGTTCCTCAACGAACACGCGCCCGAGCTGCTCGAAGCGGGCCTGACCATCCCCGACCCCGATCTGCACCAGGACGCCGACGGCAACTGGAAGCACGGCCCGATTCAGTGGGACGAATTCTGGGCCGTGATCAGGGGCGAGCGGGGCCTCGGCAACGAGCGCCTCGCCACCCGGCAGGCCGCGCAGGACGAGGGCGCGTGGGTGCGGGAAGCGCTGGAAGCGTACATGAACCGGGCTGCGAAGGGGGAGGCGGCAGACTGA
- the paaZ gene encoding phenylacetic acid degradation bifunctional protein PaaZ: MATPPQPQILRPASYVYGQWHTNKDGQTLLDAVYGRPVAVISSEGVDFAQALAYGREKGAALRKLTFHTRARMLRALATYLMERKESYYALNALTGATRRDGWVDIEGGIGTLFAYSSMARRELPDERFLPDGKVETLGKGGTFVARHLLVPREGVAVQINAYNFPIWGMLEKFAPSFIAGMPTLVKPAPQTAYLAERMVRDIVASGILPEGALQLVTGEPGDLLDHLEEQDMLAFTGSAATANKLRVHPNIVARAVPFSIEADSLNASVLGLTVKPEDPEFALFVKEVAREMTGKAGQKCTAIRRPLVPRHMVDAVVEALKKELGKVTVGDPARDDVRMGALVSVEQRQRVRETLEKLGQEAEVVIGGESDLLGGDREKGAFLDPTVLLCRDPLTAKGPHELEAFGPVATLMPYDTLDDAIKLAKMGRGSLAASVITHDRAEATELVLGIASTHGRVLVLNRDDAGESTGHGSPLPQLLHGGPGRAGGGAEMAGLAGVRHHMNKVAVQADPTTLAAMTREHIPGAEVREDVIHPFRKTFDQIQPGDSLLTHRRTVTEADIVNFAALTGDHFYAHVDDIGAREGIFGKRVAHGYFLISAAAGQFVSPAPGPVLANYGLENLRFVEPVGIGDTIRTRLTCKRKIRKDLRPGEERPTGVVEWHAEIRNQDEVLVATYDILTLVERGRDGFDPVEDAEGGRQMAEGESAKA, encoded by the coding sequence ATGGCCACCCCTCCCCAACCCCAAATCCTCCGCCCCGCGTCCTACGTGTACGGCCAGTGGCACACCAACAAAGACGGCCAAACCCTCCTCGACGCCGTGTATGGCCGCCCCGTCGCCGTGATTTCTTCCGAGGGCGTGGACTTTGCCCAGGCTTTGGCCTACGGGCGCGAAAAGGGCGCGGCGCTGCGTAAGCTGACCTTCCACACGCGGGCGCGGATGCTGCGGGCGCTAGCAACCTACCTGATGGAGCGCAAGGAGAGCTACTACGCCCTCAACGCGCTGACCGGAGCTACGCGGCGCGACGGCTGGGTGGACATCGAAGGCGGCATCGGCACGCTGTTCGCCTACAGCAGCATGGCGCGGCGCGAACTGCCCGACGAACGCTTTCTGCCCGACGGCAAGGTGGAAACGCTGGGCAAGGGCGGCACCTTCGTGGCAAGGCACCTGCTGGTGCCGCGTGAAGGTGTGGCGGTGCAAATCAACGCCTACAACTTCCCCATCTGGGGAATGCTGGAAAAATTTGCGCCGTCGTTCATCGCGGGGATGCCCACGCTCGTCAAGCCCGCGCCGCAAACCGCGTATCTGGCCGAGCGGATGGTGCGCGACATCGTGGCGTCGGGCATCCTGCCGGAAGGGGCGCTGCAACTGGTCACGGGCGAACCGGGCGACCTGCTCGACCATCTGGAGGAACAGGACATGCTGGCCTTCACGGGGTCGGCAGCGACGGCCAACAAGCTGCGCGTTCACCCCAACATCGTGGCCCGCGCCGTGCCGTTCAGTATCGAGGCCGACAGCCTGAATGCCTCCGTGCTGGGGTTGACCGTGAAACCCGAAGACCCCGAGTTCGCCCTCTTCGTCAAGGAAGTCGCCCGCGAAATGACCGGCAAGGCGGGCCAGAAATGCACGGCCATCCGCCGCCCGCTGGTGCCGCGCCACATGGTAGATGCCGTAGTGGAGGCGCTGAAAAAGGAACTGGGCAAGGTGACGGTGGGCGACCCGGCCCGCGACGACGTGCGAATGGGCGCACTGGTCAGCGTGGAGCAGCGCCAGCGCGTGCGCGAGACGCTGGAAAAGCTGGGGCAGGAGGCGGAAGTGGTGATTGGTGGCGAGTCCGACCTGCTGGGCGGAGACCGCGAGAAGGGCGCGTTCCTCGACCCCACCGTGCTGCTGTGCCGCGACCCGCTGACCGCCAAAGGCCCACACGAACTGGAAGCCTTCGGGCCAGTGGCGACCCTGATGCCTTACGACACGCTGGACGACGCCATCAAACTGGCGAAGATGGGACGCGGCAGCCTCGCGGCGTCCGTCATCACGCATGACCGCGCGGAGGCCACCGAGCTGGTCTTGGGCATCGCCTCCACGCACGGGCGGGTGCTGGTCCTCAACCGCGACGACGCCGGGGAAAGCACCGGACACGGTTCGCCGCTGCCCCAGCTGCTGCACGGCGGCCCCGGTCGGGCAGGCGGCGGCGCGGAAATGGCGGGGCTGGCGGGCGTGCGGCACCACATGAACAAGGTGGCGGTACAGGCCGACCCGACCACCCTCGCCGCGATGACCCGCGAGCACATCCCCGGCGCCGAGGTCCGCGAGGACGTCATTCACCCCTTCCGCAAGACCTTCGACCAGATTCAGCCCGGCGACAGCCTGCTGACCCACCGCCGCACCGTCACCGAGGCCGACATCGTGAACTTCGCCGCGCTCACGGGCGACCATTTTTACGCCCACGTGGACGACATCGGCGCGAGGGAAGGCATCTTCGGCAAGCGAGTGGCGCACGGCTACTTCCTGATTTCCGCCGCCGCCGGGCAGTTCGTGTCGCCCGCGCCTGGGCCGGTGCTGGCGAACTACGGGCTGGAAAACCTGCGTTTCGTGGAACCTGTGGGCATCGGCGACACCATCCGCACCCGCCTGACCTGCAAGCGCA
- a CDS encoding CBS domain-containing protein, which yields MQPVSADEAAYFLKLFRGARYAALEDAENFREICFVLEEFGCHLNGNNAKSLRRYGSLLRSFANQKKRQEFSVMFDMVVDARNEASHRGVFARNLAEKSVRLSIILEESLLSMTVQVKHIMSESVIFAEDFYTLAKVRELMLENSFSYIPVMLSDKYYFISDSLVARKWQDFVGDDKAKYNTKISQSFSVEELLNAEEILSHAPKSEAYLKVGHLPLLVFDGRHENRKVVGILSPFDLL from the coding sequence ATGCAGCCAGTGAGCGCAGATGAAGCTGCCTACTTCCTCAAGTTATTTAGAGGTGCCCGATATGCTGCTCTCGAAGATGCAGAGAATTTCCGCGAAATTTGTTTCGTACTGGAAGAGTTTGGTTGTCACTTAAATGGAAATAATGCTAAGAGCTTGAGGAGGTACGGCTCGCTACTGAGAAGTTTTGCTAATCAAAAGAAGAGGCAGGAATTCTCGGTGATGTTCGATATGGTAGTTGATGCCAGAAATGAAGCTTCCCATCGAGGCGTCTTTGCTAGAAACCTTGCGGAAAAGTCTGTCAGATTATCTATAATCCTAGAGGAATCCCTGTTAAGCATGACCGTCCAAGTTAAGCACATAATGTCGGAAAGTGTAATTTTTGCGGAAGATTTCTATACCCTTGCGAAGGTAAGGGAATTGATGCTAGAAAATTCGTTCTCTTACATTCCGGTTATGCTATCTGATAAGTACTATTTCATAAGTGATTCGCTGGTAGCGAGAAAATGGCAAGATTTTGTTGGTGACGACAAAGCCAAATACAATACTAAGATATCCCAATCATTCTCTGTGGAAGAGTTGCTTAACGCGGAAGAAATTCTCAGTCATGCACCGAAATCAGAGGCCTACTTGAAAGTAGGACATCTTCCATTGCTGGTTTTCGATGGACGGCATGAGAATCGAAAAGTAGTAGGAATCCTATCCCCCTTTGACCTTCTCTAA
- a CDS encoding phenylacetic acid degradation protein, whose product MTDAPHPDTQWPRWEVFKQDSEKRPYQAVGSVHAGDPDHALLTARNVFVRRPAAVSLWAVREADILTATPEEIASTPELLQTAGAAGTYHVGVKKSHKRSMTFVDLVGTVEATGPGDALRQARDAYADALAWLVFPDAARAQTESDPGTVESWFAPAHEKTYKQQQYYGTIGRHVGELKRSGLMPGRATEQPHMADKNGADQPAAQHHEEPVR is encoded by the coding sequence ATGACGGATGCCCCGCACCCCGACACCCAGTGGCCCCGCTGGGAAGTCTTCAAGCAGGACAGCGAAAAACGTCCCTATCAGGCGGTGGGCAGCGTTCACGCGGGGGACCCCGACCACGCGCTGCTCACGGCCCGCAACGTGTTCGTGCGCCGCCCCGCCGCCGTGAGCCTGTGGGCCGTGCGCGAGGCCGACATCCTGACCGCCACGCCTGAGGAAATCGCGTCCACGCCGGAGCTGTTGCAGACGGCGGGCGCGGCAGGCACCTACCACGTCGGCGTCAAGAAGTCGCACAAACGCAGTATGACCTTCGTGGATTTGGTGGGCACGGTGGAAGCGACTGGCCCCGGCGACGCGCTGCGGCAGGCCCGCGACGCGTACGCAGACGCCCTGGCGTGGCTGGTGTTCCCTGACGCCGCCAGGGCGCAGACCGAATCTGACCCCGGCACCGTGGAAAGCTGGTTCGCGCCCGCGCATGAAAAGACCTACAAGCAGCAGCAGTACTACGGCACCATCGGCAGGCACGTGGGCGAACTCAAGCGCAGTGGCCTGATGCCGGGCCGCGCCACCGAGCAGCCCCACATGGCCGATAAAAATGGGGCCGACCAGCCTGCCGCCCAGCACCACGAGGAGCCTGTCCGATGA
- the paaC gene encoding 1,2-phenylacetyl-CoA epoxidase subunit PaaC codes for MSAALNESQREALIRKLTALADDEIILAHRDGEWTGHAPILEEDIALANIAQDELGHALLYLGLRSELDGSDPDRVAMFRKAAEYTNTRLVELPKGDWATTMVRQFLYDAYEALWLEAAAQSTYAPLAEVAQKALREEKFHLQHTALWVERLALGTEESQRRTQKALEELWPYTAQLFQTVEGEAELVEAGILPDIAAVRVRWEALMVRHLQDKCALRMSREAFPGPSRENHTEHLAPLLATMQKVAREVPNAEVW; via the coding sequence ATGAGCGCCGCCCTGAACGAGTCCCAGAGAGAAGCCCTGATTCGCAAGCTGACCGCCCTGGCCGACGACGAAATCATCCTGGCCCACCGTGACGGCGAATGGACGGGCCACGCGCCTATTCTGGAAGAAGACATCGCGCTGGCGAACATCGCGCAGGACGAACTGGGCCACGCGCTGCTGTATCTGGGCCTGCGCTCCGAGCTGGACGGCTCCGACCCTGACCGCGTCGCCATGTTCCGCAAGGCCGCCGAGTACACCAACACCCGTCTGGTCGAACTGCCCAAAGGCGACTGGGCCACCACGATGGTCAGGCAATTTCTGTACGACGCTTACGAGGCGCTGTGGCTGGAAGCTGCCGCCCAAAGCACTTACGCGCCGCTGGCGGAAGTCGCACAGAAGGCGTTGCGCGAGGAAAAATTCCACCTGCAACACACCGCGCTGTGGGTCGAGCGTTTGGCCCTCGGCACCGAGGAAAGCCAGAGGCGCACGCAAAAGGCACTGGAAGAATTGTGGCCCTACACGGCGCAACTGTTCCAGACGGTCGAGGGCGAAGCCGAACTGGTGGAGGCGGGCATCCTCCCCGACATTGCCGCCGTGCGGGTGCGCTGGGAAGCCCTGATGGTGCGCCACCTGCAAGACAAATGCGCCCTGCGGATGTCCCGCGAAGCCTTCCCTGGCCCCAGCCGCGAAAACCACACCGAACACCTCGCCCCGCTGCTGGCGACGATGCAAAAGGTGGCGCGGGAAGTGCCGAACGCGGAGGTGTGGTGA